Part of the Eshraghiella crossota genome is shown below.
TCTTGTAGGCGATTCCCTGGGAATGACCATACTTGGGTATGAGGACACACTTTCAGTTACAATGGAAGATATGATTCACCATACGGCAGCAGTTGCCAGGGGAGCAAAGAACGCCCTTGTTATCGGAGATATGCCATTTATGTCATACCAGGTTTCTGTCGAACAGGCAGTAATTAATGCAGGAAGACTTATTAAAGAAGGCAGGGCACAGATGGTCAAGCTTGAAGGCGGTGCAAGTGTCTGCCCTCAGATAGAGGCTATTGTAAAGGCGTCAATTCCTGTATGCGCACACCTTGGACTTACCCCACAGTCAATTAACATGTTTGGCGGATTTAAAGTGCAGGGTAAGACAGAGGAAGCTGCCAAGAAAATTATTGACGATGCCAGAAAGATTGAAGCTGCGGGAGCGTCAATGGTAGTCCTTGAAGGAATACCTACAAAGCTTGCCCAGATTATAACAAAAGAACTTACAATTCCTACAATCGGTATCGGAGCAGGCCGGTTCTGTGACGGACAGGTGCTTGTATATCAGGACATGTTAGGCATGTTCAGCGATTTTAAGCCTAAATTTGTAAAGGTATTTGCCAATACCGGAGAATTTATGACTAATGCTTTTAATGATTACATTAAAGAAGTAAAAGATGGTTCATTCCCTGCTGAAGAAAATTCTTATTCAGTAGATAATGGAATTTTTGACTTTATTAATGAATAAAATAAAGAGGTAAAAGATAAAATGAAAGTAGAAGGAACAGTTAAATCAGTTAAAGACCAGGTTAAAGAATGGAAAAAGGAAGGCTTAAGCATAGGATTTGTCCCAACAATGGGATATCTCCATGAAGGACATGCAAGTCTTATTAAAGCCGCAAGAGAAGGCAATGACAGAGTTGTTGTAAGTATTTTTGTCAATCCTATGCAGTTTGGACCGACAGAAGATCTTGCAAGCTACCCAAGAGACCTTGCAAAAGACAGTGCTTTGTGTGAATCCTTAGGCGTTGATATGATCTTTCATCCGGAACCTGAAGAAATGTATCATGAAAATTTCAGCTCTTATGTTGATATGTCTGTGCTTACGGAAGAACTTTGCGGATTAAGCAGACCTGTTCATTTCAGGGGTGTATGCACAGTTGTTAATAAGCTTTTTAATATTGTACAGCCTGACAGGGCATATTTTGGACAAAAAGATGCACAGCAGCTTGCAATAATAAAGCATATGGTTGAAGACCTCAATATGAATGTGGAAATTATCGGATGCCCTATTATCAGGGAAGCTGACGGACTTGCAAAAAGTTCAAGAAATACCTACCTCTCAGCAGAAGAGAGAAAGGCAGCCCTTATTCTCAGTAAGAGTATAAACCTCGGACGTAAGATGGTAGAAGACGGTGAAACAGACACAGGCGTTATCACAAAAGCCATGACAGACCTTATTAACACAGAACCACTTGCAAAAATTGATTATGTTAAGGCTGTTGACGGCATCACAATAAGACCTGTTGCAAAGGTTAAGAAGCCTATGCTGGTTGCGATTGCAGTATACATCGGTAAGACAAGACTTATAGATAATTTCATGATTTAAGCTGTCCTTTAACCCCTTGATTTGACAAATTACAGAAAATGTGTAATTATATGGGGTATATTTAGAGAAGGAAAAAGTTATGATAAGAAAATCAAGTTGTATTTTTGTCCTGACACTTGTAGTCCTTGCACTTGTGGCGGCTGTCGGGTCAATTGATAATAACAGGATGATTGCCGGAAATAACGGAGTATCGGATAATGAGATTGTTACCGATATGGATGATATGGTTAAATATGATATCAGCATAGAGTCTGTAAAACAGGATAAGGTATCGGGAACGCTTTCAGGCGGAGAGACAGGTACCTCAGAGAATGTCAGTGAGGCACCTACGGAGCCTGTTACAGAAGCACCGACAGAACCTGCGACAGAACCTGCGACAGAGCCGGTGACAGAGGCCCCTACAGAGCCTGTTACAGAACTGGAAACAGCAGCTCCTGTTAATTGGAAATATGTATATGTCGGAGATTCCAGAACAAAAGGACTTAAAGCGGCACTTGAGAAATATGGCAGAATTACCGGTAAAGAGACTTTTATCTGTGAAATCGGTGAAGGATATGACTTCCTTATGGCTAATATGGCTAATATCAGAAGTGTATGTGATTCTTCAACAGTTCTTATAATAGGACTTGGAATTAATGATATGAAATACAGATATAACGAGTATATAGCGGCTATTAATAATATGGCGGCTACAATGGACTGCCAGATTTATTTTATGCTTGTTAATCCGGTTAATGAAGCGGAAGAAGCAGCTGGCGGCAAGTTCCATATTACCAATGCCGATATAGATACTTTTAACGCCAGAATGTTGTCGGGACTTGGACCAAGTGTCCATATTATAGATACTAATTCATATCTTAAGAATGTAATCGTCAATTACACTACAATGGATGGATTACATTATACGGATGAGACATATATAATCGTCTATGATTATATGCAGAATTTTATACCCCATAGTTAAAAAAACGAGATTCGCAAAACTTTATGCGAATCTCGTTTTTAATTAATTGTGTATACGTTCTGATTTATAAATTTCGGTGAATAATTCATATTCGCCTTTGTATCCGTCAGCACAATAGAAAGTATATTCATTGTTCTCAAGCTCTGCAGTTGACTGTATTGCTTTACCTGTGAAAAAGAATTTATCTTTTCTGACAAATACAAGAACTTCATGAAGGGCAACATTGATATAATGATGACCTTTTCTAAGAGGGACAACATCACGGTCTTCAAGACTTCTGAAACGTATCATTGTCATATCCTCCGGAAGATATACATATCTTCCAAACGTATTCTGCTTATAGACAGGTGCAATCATTATATTTTCACCTACCATAAGCTGGTCTTCAATATGACGGCAGATTCTGTCTTCAGGAAAAGCAATACCCAAAGGAGTAAACATCAATGTGTTAAATTTAACTGATTTGAGATATTCACTGTAAAGGTAAGGAATCATGCCATATCTTAACGTAACAAGGTTACGGAACGTTTTGATGTTTTTGTAGCGGAAAAATTCCTGTGGTCTTGTACCCAGGGCTGCATGGTTACGCATAAGAGGGGTAAACATTGAAAGCTCGGTAAATCTCATCAGGAGGTCTTCTGTTGCATTATTGTTAAAGCCGCCTGTATCAGCACCGACATACATGAATCCACACATATTCATATTAGGAAGCTGGTGCATGATAAGTTCAATATGTGACCACCATGACGAATTATCACCTGTCCATATACCTGCATAACGGTGCATGCCAATGTATGAAGCACGGGAAAACATAAGAACCTTTTTATCAGGTTCAATTATTCTGAATGCTTCCGCAGCCGCTCTTGTCATAAAATAGCCATATAAGTTGTGGACTCTTTCATGACATACCTTTTCACCATTGAAGTTATGGTAAAAACTTCTGTAGTCCGAAGGACTGTTGGCAAGACCGTTCACAAGGTCTTTGAAATCCCAAAGTTCCTGAAGGGAAAGGTCTTTGCCGACATATTTTTTAAGTTCTTCCATTGTCTTTTTAAGATTCTTTTCGGAATAAAAGAGAGCAGGCTCATTCATATCGTTCCAGAAACCGTCAATGCCCATATCAATAAGTCTTTTGTATTTCATGCCGAACCAGTCACGGACTTTTTCATTAAGAAAGTCGGGAAGAAGAGATTTGCCGGGCCATACAGCTGTGACAAAATCATTTCCGTCTTCATCCTTGCAGAAATAATCTTTTGCAGCACCTTCTTCGTAAACATCATAGCCACGTTCTTTTTTTACGGCGGCATCTATTATTGGAACAAGGTGGATATTGTTATCTTTCATCTCGGATACAAAGTTTTTGAAATCAGGAAAGGCTTTTTCACTGACTGTAAAATCTTTGTAGTTGTCCATATAGTCGATATCAAGATATACGGCATCTATAGGAATGTGGTTATCTCTGTAGCCTCTGACGATTTCCCTTACTTCATCGGCAGTATTGTAACTCCAGCGGCTTTGCTGATAACCAAAAGCCCATTTAGGAGCTACATAACTCTGACCGATTATTTCACGGAATTTTTTGATAATGTCCATAACATTATCGCCTTCCACAACATAAAGTTCATAGTTGGCTTCTTCCACAGAAACTGTTAATGTATCTAGGTCTGTATAGCCGAAATCAAAATATACTTTACCCGGAAAATCAACATATATACCATAAGTTTCCTCGCCGTCTACCACGAAAAAGTTGTGGGCGGCATAAAGAGAGGATTTGTCTTCAGTATGGCTGAAGTCATCTGTGCAATTACTGATATATCTGAAACCACGCTTATTAATACCACGAACACTTTCACCGAGTCCGTAAATAATATCATCTACTCCCAATTTTGCAGTAAAGGATTTCTTATCCTGACTCATTTCGATGTAGTCAGGAAGAGAGTTGACCAGTGGAAAGCTTTTAATAACCGCATCTGTTTTGAATGGTCTTCCAAAAGCATATTTAAAAATCATAGCTGCCTCCTAAAATTAATGGTGGAAAAGTCTGATTCCTGTGAAGCACATTGCGATTCCATACTTATTGCATGTATCGATTACATTATCATCCCTTACAGAACCACCCGGCTGTGCAATATATTTAACACCGCTTTTATGTGCTCTTTCTATATTATCACCAAATGGGAAGAAAGCATCTGAACCAAGGCAGACATTATCCATCTTGTCAAGCCATGCTCTTTTTTCTTCTCTTG
Proteins encoded:
- the panB gene encoding 3-methyl-2-oxobutanoate hydroxymethyltransferase, translating into MTTVTTLMNMKQKGDKITMLTCYDYSMAKLMDNAGVDTLLVGDSLGMTILGYEDTLSVTMEDMIHHTAAVARGAKNALVIGDMPFMSYQVSVEQAVINAGRLIKEGRAQMVKLEGGASVCPQIEAIVKASIPVCAHLGLTPQSINMFGGFKVQGKTEEAAKKIIDDARKIEAAGASMVVLEGIPTKLAQIITKELTIPTIGIGAGRFCDGQVLVYQDMLGMFSDFKPKFVKVFANTGEFMTNAFNDYIKEVKDGSFPAEENSYSVDNGIFDFINE
- the panC gene encoding pantoate--beta-alanine ligase; translation: MKVEGTVKSVKDQVKEWKKEGLSIGFVPTMGYLHEGHASLIKAAREGNDRVVVSIFVNPMQFGPTEDLASYPRDLAKDSALCESLGVDMIFHPEPEEMYHENFSSYVDMSVLTEELCGLSRPVHFRGVCTVVNKLFNIVQPDRAYFGQKDAQQLAIIKHMVEDLNMNVEIIGCPIIREADGLAKSSRNTYLSAEERKAALILSKSINLGRKMVEDGETDTGVITKAMTDLINTEPLAKIDYVKAVDGITIRPVAKVKKPMLVAIAVYIGKTRLIDNFMI
- a CDS encoding SGNH/GDSL hydrolase family protein: MIRKSSCIFVLTLVVLALVAAVGSIDNNRMIAGNNGVSDNEIVTDMDDMVKYDISIESVKQDKVSGTLSGGETGTSENVSEAPTEPVTEAPTEPATEPATEPVTEAPTEPVTELETAAPVNWKYVYVGDSRTKGLKAALEKYGRITGKETFICEIGEGYDFLMANMANIRSVCDSSTVLIIGLGINDMKYRYNEYIAAINNMAATMDCQIYFMLVNPVNEAEEAAGGKFHITNADIDTFNARMLSGLGPSVHIIDTNSYLKNVIVNYTTMDGLHYTDETYIIVYDYMQNFIPHS
- a CDS encoding TIM-barrel domain-containing protein, with translation MIFKYAFGRPFKTDAVIKSFPLVNSLPDYIEMSQDKKSFTAKLGVDDIIYGLGESVRGINKRGFRYISNCTDDFSHTEDKSSLYAAHNFFVVDGEETYGIYVDFPGKVYFDFGYTDLDTLTVSVEEANYELYVVEGDNVMDIIKKFREIIGQSYVAPKWAFGYQQSRWSYNTADEVREIVRGYRDNHIPIDAVYLDIDYMDNYKDFTVSEKAFPDFKNFVSEMKDNNIHLVPIIDAAVKKERGYDVYEEGAAKDYFCKDEDGNDFVTAVWPGKSLLPDFLNEKVRDWFGMKYKRLIDMGIDGFWNDMNEPALFYSEKNLKKTMEELKKYVGKDLSLQELWDFKDLVNGLANSPSDYRSFYHNFNGEKVCHERVHNLYGYFMTRAAAEAFRIIEPDKKVLMFSRASYIGMHRYAGIWTGDNSSWWSHIELIMHQLPNMNMCGFMYVGADTGGFNNNATEDLLMRFTELSMFTPLMRNHAALGTRPQEFFRYKNIKTFRNLVTLRYGMIPYLYSEYLKSVKFNTLMFTPLGIAFPEDRICRHIEDQLMVGENIMIAPVYKQNTFGRYVYLPEDMTMIRFRSLEDRDVVPLRKGHHYINVALHEVLVFVRKDKFFFTGKAIQSTAELENNEYTFYCADGYKGEYELFTEIYKSERIHN